A DNA window from Chryseobacterium sp. MEBOG06 contains the following coding sequences:
- a CDS encoding translation initiation factor, with product MDLRDQLKNLFPDHDEQDFEMPEEQFKQKEPLVCKFEKKGRNGKPVTVVEGWEGSEEDLKKISKKIKTTLGIGGSEKDGTIIIQGDNRDKIMNILKEMGYKTKRVGG from the coding sequence TTTTCCTGATCATGATGAGCAGGATTTTGAAATGCCTGAGGAACAATTCAAGCAAAAGGAACCTTTAGTATGCAAATTTGAAAAAAAAGGGAGAAATGGTAAGCCGGTAACGGTTGTTGAAGGCTGGGAAGGCAGTGAGGAAGACCTGAAAAAAATCTCAAAGAAAATAAAAACCACCTTAGGAATAGGCGGTTCTGAGAAGGATGGAACGATTATCATTCAGGGGGATAACCGTGATAAAATCATGAATATCCTTAAAGAAATGGGATATAAAACCAAACGTGTTGGCGGATAA